A portion of the Apis mellifera strain DH4 linkage group LG6, Amel_HAv3.1, whole genome shotgun sequence genome contains these proteins:
- the LOC100577214 gene encoding protein giant-lens: protein MADLICFLLAMFGQLLVRESKGSLVGVELDETGQKFLNEYLSFDDGKYLAKLQEFEDTAIELDLIDQKRKHRPMHQPPRVLYQIGDSEDELPECSDRSEVCSKVDLYGSPWVERQCRCPDGRTCPSSLHGDDGHTIVDKTRQYKLCEPVKRLPICRYFKDVTWTLAPGGGPANATVQRVYCRCRPGSVPYLVRRQAYRSSEGNPGFIYAFACSPQSRLRCQHKEPCRLFTVRKRRSSQLEEVNASPLCQCPKGHRCPRRHTDPGSLPARSYSGALEIKTYSGYCVPSQSHHSEAIYNV from the exons ATGGCCGATTTGATCTGTTTTTTGTTGGCAATGTTCGGCCAATTGCTCGTTCGCGAGAGCAAAGGCAGCCTAGTTGGCGTAGAGCTCGACGAGACTGGACAAAAATTTCTCAACGAATATTTGTCTTTCGACGATGGAAAGTATCTTGCAAAGTTGCAAGAGTTCGAAGATACAGCGATTGAGCTTGATCTGATCGATCAGAAGAGAAAACATCGACCGATGCATCAACCGCCTAGAGTCCTTTATCAAATCGGG gACAGTGAAGACGAACTGCCCGAATGTTCGGACCGAAGTGAAGTTTGCAGCAAGGTGGATTTATACGGATCGCCTTGGGTCGAGAGGCAATGCCGTTGTCCGGATGGTCGTACTTGTCCCAGTAGTTTACACGGAGATGACGGGCATACGATAGTTGATAAAACACGGCAGTACAAGCTTTGCGAGCCGGTGAAACGTCTACCCATCTGTCGTTACTTCAA AGACGTCACATGGACCTTAGCTCCTGGAGGGGGGCCAGCTAATGCAACGGTTCAGCGAGTTTATTGCCGATGCCGGCCGGGCAGCGTACCTTATCTAGTTCGAAGACAAGCCTATAGGTCTTCCGAGGGAAACCCAGGATTTATTTATGCATTTGCCTGCTCTCCTCAAAGC AGATTACGTTGTCAACACAAAGAACCTTGTCGATTGTTTACTGTACGAAAGAGACGGAGTTCCCAGCTTGAAGAGGTAAATGCATCGCCTCTTTGTCAGTGCCCAAAAGGTCATCGATGTCCAAGAAGGCACACCGACCCGGGTTCACTTCCAGCAAGATCCTATTCCGGTGCATTAGAGATTAAAACGTACAGTGGATATTGCGTACCCTCGCAATCGCATCATTCTGAAGCGATTTATAacgtttga